The following are encoded together in the Variovorax sp. PBS-H4 genome:
- a CDS encoding caspase family protein — MTPLLTRRTLLQGALGAAALPLVGRAMGASANATGNGNGTEPRIALVIGNGAYRAAPLKNPPGDAAAVATALRGLGYDVTLRQDTRLPDLIESLREFSMRAPKASVRMLFYAGHGVQVKGRNYLVPIDADPLTEEDIQRQSADVGEFVDRLSAIRTGINIVVLDACRVNPFAGGVIVGPDGRRLKFRGATPGGLATLDAPVGTLVAFSTAPNGVALDGASGKHSVYARHLLANLPTPGLQIEQLFKRVRIGVAEDTGRVQVPWESSSLTADFCFKSNDKGRCG, encoded by the coding sequence ATGACCCCGCTGCTGACCCGCCGAACGCTGCTGCAAGGCGCCTTGGGTGCCGCAGCGCTGCCACTTGTCGGTCGCGCCATGGGCGCCTCTGCCAATGCCACCGGAAACGGCAACGGCACCGAGCCGCGCATCGCCCTGGTGATCGGCAACGGCGCGTACCGCGCCGCACCGCTCAAGAACCCGCCGGGCGATGCGGCGGCGGTCGCGACTGCATTGCGCGGCCTCGGCTACGACGTGACGCTGCGCCAGGACACGCGGCTGCCGGACCTGATCGAGTCGCTGCGCGAGTTTTCGATGCGCGCGCCCAAGGCGTCGGTCCGCATGCTTTTCTATGCCGGCCACGGCGTCCAGGTAAAGGGCCGCAACTACCTGGTGCCGATCGACGCCGACCCGTTGACCGAAGAGGACATCCAGCGGCAAAGCGCGGATGTCGGCGAGTTCGTCGACCGGCTCAGCGCGATCCGCACCGGCATCAACATCGTGGTGCTCGACGCCTGCCGCGTGAACCCGTTCGCCGGCGGCGTGATCGTCGGGCCGGATGGTCGGCGCCTGAAATTCCGCGGCGCAACGCCAGGGGGGCTGGCAACGCTCGATGCACCTGTCGGCACGCTGGTGGCCTTCTCGACCGCGCCGAACGGCGTGGCGCTCGACGGCGCCAGCGGCAAGCACAGCGTCTATGCGCGCCACCTGCTGGCCAATCTGCCGACGCCGGGGCTGCAGATCGAGCAGCTCTTCAAACGGGTGCGCATCGGCGTGGCCGAAGACACCGGGCGCGTGCAGGTGCCGTGGGAGTCGTCGAGCCTGACGGCAGACTTCTGCTTCAAGTCGAACGACAAGGGGCGGTGCGGGTAG